The nucleotide window tgactccaaaaggAGCACATAAATAGCAgaattcaatttatatttaaaaatatgataatcCCTTACTCCCTGAAGGCCTATCCTACCCTTGACTCTTCCTCtcccagaaaagaaaattcagggaGAGGAAAGCTAGGCAGGAGgaacctcacacacacacacacacacacacacacacacacacacacacacacacacacacacacacacacacagagatcacTTACACCTATCACCACCACCCTGGATTTCCTAGACAGGGTGAGGGCTACGAGGGCAGGGGGTCAGTTTCCCCAGGACCCTAGCCCTCATCCCCTTCCCTGGTGctaaataaaagtgaataaatactaaataaatacaaCCGGGGTCTACcctgccttccccctccctcctgtgaCCAGCAGGGCAGAGGGGGCAGTTTAGATAGGGGACTATCTCCCAGCCCCTTCCATCCACCAGCCATCCAGGGCAGGAAACCCGGGCAGGGCCAGCCTGCTCGGTAAGGCAGAGAGGAGGGGCGGGCTCACCTCACAGCCCCTCCCCAACTGTGTCTCGGTGCGAGGCAGCTGCCGAGCCCCCTCATTCTCCCAGCCAAGTCCGAGGCCCCGGTGCCCAGAAAGGGCAGCCGGGACGGTGAGGTTATTTCCTGCCCGCCCAGGAGCGCCGCCGGAGGATCTCCAGAATCTGTGCTTTGCGGTGCACCCAGTCCTGGGGAGCGGGGCGTGGCATTGAAGGGGTTGGCCAGGGCACAAAGAAGCTGTAGCGGAGGCGTACGTTCTGGGGGTTGCCAGCCACCAGGACCTGCAGCGTCAAAGGCTGAGCCAGGGGCCCGTGGCCGGACAGTGTCTCCGAGGCTGCAGTGGCCCCGCTGTAGCGCAAGCTGACTGCCccgggcaggaccacgtctgtgGCGGAGGGTATCAGCGTGTATTCACCATTGAGGGCATAGGAGCCATCGGGGAGCTTCAGGGCCAGGTAGAGGCTCCGGACACCAGGGGTACCCTGCTGCCGGACCAGGATGTGGGTGGCCCCTGCGGGGATGGTGACCACATCATTGTATCCGTACCTGTGTGCAAGGAGTAGAGGAGAACTCAGCATCTCCCTGAATCCTCTCAGCCTTTCTGAGCTGTGTTTGTCATGATCGTATAGAAGGTTGTCTCCCCAAATCTACGTGAGCTGTCCAGCCTAGATCTGAGCTACATGCAAAtgtgccctccttcctcctctctgggcctttaCACCTGCTGCCCCCTTACTGAGGTGCCCATCTAAGCCCCGCCTCCTTGGTGCCTGTCCAATTCCTATTCTTCCTCCAGAAGGGAGGTCACCtcctgggaagccttccctgatgcccACAAGTGCCCTCACAGCAGCCCAGGCTGACACCTTTGAGCAGGTGGGACACTGCGCTGTAACTGTGAACTCGTCTGTCTCCACTACTAGACTGTATGTCAGCTCTTTGAAAGGAGAAGCAGTGTTGAGTTCACCTCTGTATCCCCAGGGCCCAGGACAGCGTCCAggaaggtgggaggaggaaaTAAATAGTGAACGAACCTGAACTTTCTGAAGGAGCCAGACTGCTTGCTGCAGCTAGAACCATCCCCACCGCACACCATGCACTTGTCAAATTTCTTTTTGGAGCCAATGACGCGGTCACAGCCGGCATGGATGCAGCGACCCTGGACACAGACTGAGGAGCTGTCTGGAGAACAGGGGGTCCCATCTACCACctgaggagaagagagggagtgaTGAAAGGGTCTTCCTTAGTCAAAACGGGTTGGTAAGTCGAACAAGACCCATATCCCATCAGGGAGGGGATGCCAGAAAAGTTGggtcagggaggggatgtggatgGAGTGTGGAGGGAACCCCAGCCACTGTAAGGGATGATAATCATAAAAGCCACCATTTTCAGAGCACTCACTATGAATTAGGCACGGTGCTAAGTGCTAGATAAATCTCAAAACCACTATTTGAGGTTTGTAGAGATGGAACGCTGAGGTTTAGAAAGATTAGGAGCTTGCCCAAAGGTTACACAGCTGGCAAGCAGAGAAGCCAACACGGGAATTGCAGGTCTGAGTCCCAACCCCAAGCCCTAAATCTTGGTGGTACCGTCCCAGCTGGACACTAGAGGGCAGTCAACGCGCAGGCTTTCTCCCCAGAACAGGGGTGAAGGATGCAAACCTGCTAGGCTTGTTCTTTCTTCAGCCTCAACCCAGGGCCCTATCACAGAGTGGGGGTCCCGGGGACATTGCTGTCTCCAGGAGGCCTGTCCAGTGAGGGACTGGCCATCCATGAGCTCAATGAGGCCACCACTGTAATTTGCCAGAGGAGCCCATGGGAAGGGGGTCAGAGAAGGGCCCAAAAGTCCACACACTTCCATTCTCACAAAACGGAGCACtggaagaagggggagggagagggaaagaaaccaAGGGAAATGGGACAGGCTAGAGCTGCCTGATTGGCAACTTATCCAGAGTCCAGGGCTAGTTTTCTAAATACCCCTGGCCAGAGAAGTCTGAGTGGGCCCCGGGCATGGCTGTGGGAACGCCAGCAGTAGTGCTGTTTGGGATCTCTGCCACCAGAAAGTAGAGGGCGGGTTGGGTAGTGTGTGAGCTTAGATGGGGCCCTGGGGCATCCTGGTTCTCACCCGTGGCTCCAGCACATAATAGTAGCCCAGTGCCCGGGCCTGGCAGGTGAGTTTGCACTGGTCCCGGGGCGCCACACCTGTGTAGCGAGGAACCCAGTCCACGGGCCCTGGGAAGTTCTTGAAGAGGTCAGTGCGGTGGTTGTAGGCAGCACACTGCTCTTCACGGAAGGTCAGTGCTGTAGGGTTAAAATGGACAGTCAGAGCCCCTCTCTCCTCACGCTGCCCCACCAGCCCCTCCACCAAGCCTCTCAGACCTCCAGACAGTACGGCAGCTCTCTCCCCCACAGACTACCTGTCACTTTCCTGAAGGGTAGAGTCACTCCCCCCAACAGCAGGGGCAGTCAACACCTCCTTGGTCCCTGAACTCAAGGGACAGTCCTTTCCGTCCTAGCCATCCCTCCCAAGGCTCCCATCCCCCCCACTCCTCACCTGAGCCAGTTGGGCAGTCCTGGGTATTGCAGGAACGAAAGCGGGTATGGCGGCCCTCACAGTACTTGCCACCATTCCGGGGGATGGGCCGTGTGCAGTCCCGGGAAGAGAACTGGACACCACCTCCACAGCTCCGAGAGCAGTCACCCCACGATCCCCAGGGGCCCCAGCCACCAGCCTGTGGGATCTGCAGAAGGACAGAATGGAAGAGTGGGATGAATACACTCTCTTGGGCTCAGGgccactccctcctcccccaggccctctgcccctcccctgcccttgggATCTCACATTGAAGTCCTGGAGCTGGTCCACATGGAGGCAGCGGCCACCCATACAGGCCTGTGCGGGCCCACAGGGGGTACCATCAGCCCAGGGTGAATGCTTGGTCTGGCACATGGAGTGGCCATTGAGATGGCCAGAGCACCAGAGGGCAGCACAGGGCGGCGGCAGCTGCGGACAATGGCGTGAGTCAGGCCCAAAGGTCAGCTGGCACTGGCGGTCAGCATCGTAGTCCTTGCCGGGGAAAGTCACAGGCAGATGCAGGGGAGCCTCTGGCTTGTCTAAGAGACAGTGCCCTGGGAAAAGAGGCAGGGGTATGACGTCACCAATAGGTTGAAGGGGTGCCAGCCTTGGGCTCCCCAGGGCCTGACAGATCCTAAGATCCAAATTCTAGGGCTGGAAGAAGCTTTAAGTAGCAGCTAAATGTATTCAATGCTTACTATGTGATGAACATCGGCTAGATGCTTGACCAACGGTATCGTGTTTAATCATGGCCAAAGCCTATGCGGTGGTTACCGTTATTATGCGTATCTTACAGATGGTAACTTACAGTCACACGTCTACACACATCTAAAGAACAGGATCAGGATAGGAACTCAAAGCACTAGATCTTCCCACCTATTCCAACCAGCTACAGAATTCTTGAGTCTGCTTCTCCTCAACAGCGCTGCCCAACCATAGTCACACTGCTAGGCACGCACACCTCAAGTGACAAGGCAGTCACCTCTTTCACAACTAGCCCCTTGCAGTGTTGGACAGCTGTGGCCCTTAGAAGATcagttctaattctattgagCCAAAACTTGCCTCCTGTAGCTGTGCTATTTATTTTGAGAGGAAGTGGGAACCACACAAAGGCAGCAGCATTTCTCACTCCATCCCACACTGCAGAGGAGGCACGTTGGAAGGAGTCAGTTTGGCCTATGTGAAATGCGGCAGAAGAGAAAGTACAGCGGGGGGCAGGAACTGGGTCCTGCACAGGGAAAGGGGAGGGCCATCTCCTTACCATAGCCATTGTCCAGGAAGTCAGTGATGAAGCGGGCACTGCAGGGGGACCAGGGCTCCTCGGGGTCCACGTGAGCCATCACAGGAGCCATGACATGGCGGGAGGTACTCCCAGGCCCATTCAGACCAACACATGGCTTTGAGTTGTCATGGAGCATGTTGAAGACATGGCCTGTGGGAGCAGAGGCCCTGTTAGGGTCCAAGGGTCTCATCCCTGTGCCCTCAGGGGGTTGCAGGCCCATCATAAGCCTGGTTGCAGGTATGGATGGTCAGATCCGTTCCCCGTCCCAACCTGCCCCCAATGTCTTTCTGGTGCTCCAAGGGCTTCTCAATATGTAGCCCCCCTTGCtctgtctcccctctccccatgaTACACTCAGGGCCCCTCCCTACCCGCTTTTCCTTATAGCCTACATTCCCAACCCTGATTCCATCCACTCTATCACTGACTCTTGTGAATAATCTCTCTCAGTACTGTGCCACCTCCCCTCCAAACACAGTTCACAGTAGATTTCTacacactatctcatttaatagaAAAATCTAAATGCTTGTCTACATCCGGAGCAGAGAAGGGTAATGGCCCTGGACCTAGGcctggggaaaaggaagaaacaccTTGTGACTTGCATTTGTACCCTGGTGAGCTCACTGTCCCCTCACCTCACCCCTGATAGCTCTCTCACTCATCACAGGTGCCCCACGACCCCACCCCTGACTTACCCAGTTCATGGGCAGCAGTGAAGGCTGACTGGAGCCCGTCATCCTCCACGATAGCACAGCTCCGAGCTGGGTCACACACAGTGCCCACATCAGCCATGCCTAGAGTGTCACAAGTAGAGACCCCACACAGGTCCTGTGGAGAGGGAGATCAGAGACAATACATGAGGAACCAAGACACCAGCATCCACTGAGCTGAGATCCAGATTAGTGGAGACCTGGGCACTGCGTATCCAGCACTGTCAGGGCGCAGACAGCACTGGCAGTGTGGCTGGGGCCAGGCACCATGTTGAACAACTCCAGGGGCACCATTGACATCACGGTCTGTGCAGTGGTGCTTCTTGGAGTTGTGCAGTGCATGGCCTGAGGTGCTGATCGGGGCCTCACCTGACGGGTAAACAGAATGGCCGTGTCAAAGTGGTCAGGGTCCGAGTCCtcgggggtgttgagtcctcgcTGCCAGGCACAGAAGCTGCGCAGGGTCTGGGCGGCACTGGGCCCTACTTGGGGCCCTTCCTCACCTGGCCCCAGAATCACCAGCCGAGTCACCACCAAGCTGACAGGGTTGCGGATGCTTGGGTGCTTGAAGGCCTTGGCCGCCGCTGCCATGACCGTCAGCAGGTAGCGCTTTAGCCCAGCACCGTGAAACGCCGCCATCTTGTCATCTGCCACCACCAGGGTCTCCACAAATCTACTCACTGAAGCAAAGCGCTGGAGAGGAAAAAAGGGGAGGAGGATCCTGAAATAGCCTCCCAGACCCATGGATCGCTTCTCCCCTCCCTTACTTCCTGGGTCTGGAACTCAGCAGAGCCAGCTGGGCCACATACATCCCACGGGATTCCTGATGGGTCTCGGTGGGGCCTCCCCCCCAACTCCAAATCCCAGGGCTTTTGTGGTAACGCTGAGAAATCATCTGCTGGTTCTgagaaggggaggggatggggatgcCACGTCCCAGGGCTATGTGGGCCCAAGAGGTGAAAAGCAGCTGGGACTGCCTCTGGGAGGGACTTTGGGGTCCCCCATGCCTGAGTGTGTCTGGGGCTGCAGGACTGGGGCTAGAGGGCTGGGCTGCAACGTGTCTTCCCTGTGTGGTTGGAGGAACAATTCAGTCAGCAGCTAGGGCCAGGGCCAGATTTCAGCGTGGCGGGTGTGGAGGGAGCGTCTGGTCTGGATTAAAgctagagagggagggaggaaggacggGAAGAAGGGGGGAGactgggagtgggagggaggaaaggatggaGCCTCAGGCAGCCTTGCAGTCAGTCCACAATGTGGGAAGGGGACGGACCAGAAGGGGGTTCAGGATGCCTTTCCTCCCCGGTCCACTCCTGCCCTAGTTTGCAGTTTGCCAGAACAATTCTGAAGACAGcatcagaagccagaggccagtCTCTTGGGCCTCAAACCTCACTCCTTTAGCTGGTGGTGAAAATCAAATTTGGGGCCCAGAAAAGAGTCAAGGCCAAGGAGCTATCAGGAGGGCCTCCTTGTTGGGGACTGTGCCAGTAGGATGCCATGGCCAGGCAGGGtcggggtggagagagagagcggTCATTCCCAGCATAGCGTCTCTGACCCAACCCTGGGAACCCCCTTGGGATCAGCGGTCTGGCTAGGAGAAGGGTTGGGGCAGGGAAAAACCAGAGCCTTCCCAGGAAAGGAGGCCagtggaaagagaaaaggcagacAGAAGGGAGGGAAGCAGCAGGCTGGCCAGAAGTGGAAGTGGGTGGAGAGAAGGTGAATAGGGGTCAGTAGGACAGACATGGCAGGAGGACACTGCAGGACACAGACTCCAGGGCTGCCTACCTTGGCTCTTCGTGGGCTGGAACTGGGGCTCCCGGGAGGAGCCTGGACGTTGCAAATGGGGCCCTGGCCGCTGGCTGGACTCTTCCGGCGTAGGATGTGAGCCCCAGGCCCACCAGCAGAGTTAGGGGTGCCTCCTTCCAGGGGCTGGATGTGGAGTTCGGTCCCTCGATACTGCAGCACCCCTAACAGGGCTCCCCCATCCCAGTGCAGAGATGCCACCGACTCCGGATCTCCGTTGATGGTGCCAGTGAAGTAGGTGCCCGGCTCTGCCCCGCCCAGGAGCTCAGGCGCCCGGCCCAGGTATTGCACCGTCAGCCCCTCCACCCGCACGCCGGGGTCCTGCTCCAGCTCTAGTAGCAGCATCTCCCCAAAGGCTGGCAAGCGGTAGGACAGCCTGGCAGGGGTGCCCAAACCAGGCAGGACGCTGTCGTTGAGCTTCTCTGGAAACACGATCTCCTCCTcccgggggagggggctggccggccaggctgagggcaggagggaggccagcagcagcagaagcagctCGGAGACGGGCACGCTGGGGAGCAGCAGGCGGGGTTGGATTCCCCACAGGCAGCACTCCGCCAAGCCCCTCCCGGGATGCGAGTCCGTCCGGGACATGGCACTGGTGCTGAAGCTGGGAGGGACTGAGGCCGTCTGGGCACCAAGTCCGCCCTGCCCTGGCTTTGGAAAACTCCTCTCTGCAGCCTCGGGGCTCGGACCCCAGCCAGGGTCAGAGGCAGAATTTTCAGAGGGTCTGGGGACCTtcagaggagatggagaaaactTGGCCCTTAGGCTTAGGAGAGGTGCCTTAGTGGTCTGGTTCCTCCAAACTCTCCTCCCACACCCTCCTCTCCTGGATCTTTGTTTCTCCCTGCCTGTGTCTTCTGCAGCTTCTCTGGCCTCTCCTTTTGCACTCTCTCAGACTCTGTCTGGCTTCGCTTCTGTGCctgtcctctctctgcctccttccGCCgtgcctttgtttctttctcctcctctctctcccgtGTCTATGAGTCTGTGGGTCTCCCTGTGAGTTCTTCCCAGCCTTTCTCCGCGCCAGCTCTTTTAAGCATCCTGAGCCACTACGATTGGCTGAGCTATAAGCCATTCAGCCAGGAGCTCTGGTGGTAGGACTCAGATGGGTGTTTCATTGCTTCCCAAAAatctagtttttgttttcctttaaaaaaaaaaatgggacttgCCCAGGGGAGGGGAATCTCTAGCAGCCGGATGGATCATAGGCACTGGGCCAGCTGATGACATAGTCTTTTCCCAAACCCCACAGTCAGCTCTCAgctgtctctttccctttttgGTGGGACAGAGCCCCAGGAGGGGTAGGAAGTCAGGGAAAGGGCCTGGACCACACACGGAGAAGGGACCACGGTTCCAGGAGAATTCTAGCTCCCACTGTCTAACCTGGCACATCCTCCCTTTTCTCAGGGATCCCTCATGATGCCCTCTGCCCCTAGAGGCTGGTTTCCAGGGCCGAGGGAACTGAGTGAGCTGCCAGGGAAAGAGGGTGGGGAACAGGTAAGGAAGCATCAAGACGGCCGAACAAAGGAAGGAGGTGGCTTGACACTGCTCAGGATGGGACCAAGAAGCTGGAGAGGGTAcaggaggcagggagaaggggcaggCAAGGAGACAGTGATCAGGGAGTGTACTGCCCAAAGGCAGGATGAGTCTGCTTAGAATGGGCACACGGAGCCGGCAGAGGACAAGGCAGGAGGGGTTAACGACTCTTCCTTCTACAGAAGGGAGCTCTAGGGTGGCACCTTCTCTCCCTCAGGATCCCCTTTCCTGAATTACCATTCCCCGCCCCCTCAGAAGCCCAGACAGCCATTCTGCCTCCAGCCTCCATTCCCCCCAgaactccccctccccacttcctgacTCCCCATTTCCCTGGCCCAGCTCCCAGTAGCTTCCCCCAGGCTCTTGGCCCTGCTCCTACCCACTCCCAACTGCCCTAAACCCTCCCCCAGCCTCAAGtcagccagcccccagcacaaGAAAGAAGTGCTCTCTCAGGAACCCAGAAGTACCCTATGTCAGTCCATCAGAGGGAATCCCCACCTGGTTCCCCTTTTCAGCCCCACCTTTTCCTAAGAACCTAGTGGTTCCTGGAATATCTAGtaatcttttatttctcattccCCATGGGACAGGGAGAGGGTGGTTGTAGCACTGTGGGTACAGGAAAATTAGGGAACTGAGAGAAACAGGAACCCAGTGCCTGGGATGGAGAGAGTGCTTGGGGAGGAACAGGTAATGTTAGGGCAAGGAAGCAGAATGATTTCCTTGGTTTGGGACTGGAGAGAACTCAGCAAAGAAGTCTTGGGGGTGGATTCTCAAGACAAGGAAGGAAAGGGCTCAGAAGTAGGGGCAATTTCTGCTCACCCCATGCTATGGCCACTCCTTTCCCCAGGATATCCCCAGGAAGAAGAGTACCGTCAGCACTTTCCTTTCCCAGAGGCAGaccacctgcccctgcccccactcctcTATTCACTCTCGGCCTAGTCACCTCCTGTCCTCCACAACCCATCCGCCAGaatacttccttttcccctcccttcctgctcAGGTTGCAGATACCTGCCCTGGTGACCATCACTTCCTGTATCACCCACCCCCTTCGGACTGCAGGACCCACCTCTTGACCCACCACATGCCCTGACCCTGGTCCTAAGGGGAGGGGGTTGGTGCTGCAGGAGTCAGACAAAGgatgggagaccagaaggggcaGGAGCAAGAGGAGCTGTCACCAGAGGACTCTTACTGCCCCTCTGCACCCGCATCTGAGACGAGGACAAAGGGGGCGAGTAAGCAGTGAGAGACAAAAGGCCTTAGAGTAACAgcagcagtgtgtgtgtggggagcgtTGGCAGCCTGGAGAAGGCACAAAAGATGCAGTGTCCTAGGCAGCCCCCCAGGATCCCTCACCCTAGCTCCAGCTCAAGTTTCCCCTAGGGCCAAGCAGCCCGGAGTCCATCCTGTCTTCTCCTAGGCTGGATTAGGGCAAATAAACGCAGTCCCTACATCGTCCTCCCTCACTATCACCACATTCACTGTGTGTTTCAGCTATACCGGGAGAGGAGGCTCAGGGAGACGGTGGGGAAtgaggggagcagggaggcacAGCCTCTGCCTGGCTCTGTGAGGGCTGCCGAGCCCACCCAGGTGTCCCAGTCAGTTCCCCCAGTCAGGGATATGGCCCCACCCTTTGGTACAGTTCCCATTAGGTCAACTCCCAGGCTAGAAGTCTGGCTTTCCCCTCTTTCTTTGCAGCTAAGAATTCCCTGTCTCTGCCACTCTCCTGGTCTGTCTGCCCCACCCTGCTGTCCTGCTGGTGAGCTGTGGCCCAGGCACCCTGTCTGGAGGAGATCTGGGGAAGGCCTCTTTCCAGGCCCCAAGTGGGAGGGATGTGCAAAGTTAACGGGTGGCCCAGCTGGAGCTGGGCTtggaggcagagagaacagcaactAGCTCCAAGGCTGGAACTCCTCTTTGTCTCCTCCACACAGGATTAGGATCAGACTCCTGATGGTGCTACAGTTCTATGCCGTTGTCCAGGACAGAGGCCGGGTCAGAAAGATATGAGGTGAAAGAGACTGACCCAGGGTGGAAGTGGGGTGCGAGGCATCGCTAAGGGCACTTCCTGGGTCTGTAATTCTGTGGGCTCTGGAAGCCTGGCAGATATAAGGGTCACCCATAGGGGACCTCCTATCCTCATGAGGTGGCTCCTACACACCGCAGCAGCCCGTTCCAATGCTGGTGGCCTTCGCATCctactcttttttcattttactttgacAGGAGCTCTCAGACCCGCCCAGCCCCACTTGGGCCCCTTTTCCCTAACCCATTTAGGCCGTCTGGAAATTAGCTAGCTCTCCCGGCTCCGAATCTTTTGGATTCGGGGATAAGGAGGTAATTGGCAAAGCCCGGGTCTACCCCAAGAAGGGCAGGGCTCAGACACAACCAGAGAGCAGGGCTACAGCAGCGGTGAGCTCACGCGAGGAGTGGGGAAGGGCCCCCATGTGAGTGTCCGCCTGGCTCCGGGCGGCAGGGCACTTTCTAAGGCGCGCAGGCAGCTCGGCGATGGTGCACGAGGGCGCCGCTGCCCGCAGCAGGAATTGCAAGTTTCTCCTGCTCAGCCTTAGAGGAGCCCACCAGGAGCGGTGGGAAGCAAGGGCCTCAGCCTCCGGTATTTAAGCGAAAGTGAAGCCGGGGTGCAGAACCCGGATGTTGTCAGGTTCGCGCTCGGCGACCCCGCCAGCTTCCAAGAGGGCGGCTGAGTGGTGCCAATAGGCGAGAAGCCCACAGGAGGCGCGCAAGAGGCACTTCCGCCCGGTTCTCCTTCCCGCAGTCTGTGGCGGGGCAAGATGGCGACGCTCAGGACTCTGTGCGGCCTCCGGGGCGTCGCGGCCCTGGTGCTGCGGCCCGGGGCTGGGGCCCGACTGCCGATTCAGCCCACCAGGTGAGACCAAGCGCAGCCCTCGATGCGCTGTCCCCAGGGCTAGGGTTTCTCGAGTCCGGGGACTCCACGGGCCCTGTGACCCCCCCTAGGAAAGAATGACCCAGGCCCGTGACCCCTCGTCCAGGCCTGCTCTATCGAGTTCCAGGATCCAGTGGTGCCTGCCTTGGCCGAGGGAGGAAAGAGGGTTTGAGCTCGATCTGCCAGAGGTGAAATCAGTTGGAGGGAGACTCCGCGCCTCAGTGTTAGTGATAATGTCACCCTCCCTTTATGTCCTGCTGCTTTTCCCAAACCCCTTCACGGGTG belongs to Pseudorca crassidens isolate mPseCra1 chromosome 2, mPseCra1.hap1, whole genome shotgun sequence and includes:
- the ADAMTS4 gene encoding A disintegrin and metalloproteinase with thrombospondin motifs 4, which gives rise to MSRTDSHPGRGLAECCLWGIQPRLLLPSVPVSELLLLLLASLLPSAWPASPLPREEEIVFPEKLNDSVLPGLGTPARLSYRLPAFGEMLLLELEQDPGVRVEGLTVQYLGRAPELLGGAEPGTYFTGTINGDPESVASLHWDGGALLGVLQYRGTELHIQPLEGGTPNSAGGPGAHILRRKSPASGQGPICNVQAPPGSPSSSPRRAKRFASVSRFVETLVVADDKMAAFHGAGLKRYLLTVMAAAAKAFKHPSIRNPVSLVVTRLVILGPGEEGPQVGPSAAQTLRSFCAWQRGLNTPEDSDPDHFDTAILFTRQDLCGVSTCDTLGMADVGTVCDPARSCAIVEDDGLQSAFTAAHELGHVFNMLHDNSKPCVGLNGPGSTSRHVMAPVMAHVDPEEPWSPCSARFITDFLDNGYGHCLLDKPEAPLHLPVTFPGKDYDADRQCQLTFGPDSRHCPQLPPPCAALWCSGHLNGHSMCQTKHSPWADGTPCGPAQACMGGRCLHVDQLQDFNIPQAGGWGPWGSWGDCSRSCGGGVQFSSRDCTRPIPRNGGKYCEGRHTRFRSCNTQDCPTGSALTFREEQCAAYNHRTDLFKNFPGPVDWVPRYTGVAPRDQCKLTCQARALGYYYVLEPRVVDGTPCSPDSSSVCVQGRCIHAGCDRVIGSKKKFDKCMVCGGDGSSCSKQSGSFRKFRYGYNDVVTIPAGATHILVRQQGTPGVRSLYLALKLPDGSYALNGEYTLIPSATDVVLPGAVSLRYSGATAASETLSGHGPLAQPLTLQVLVAGNPQNVRLRYSFFVPWPTPSMPRPAPQDWVHRKAQILEILRRRSWAGRK